A section of the Devosia rhizoryzae genome encodes:
- a CDS encoding MDR family MFS transporter, with protein sequence MDATMDALPQSAPHHPDNAARNRLVIAILLVSTFVVFLNETIMSVAIPHLMTDLGVTAGAAQWLTTAFLLTMAVVIPITGFLLQRINTRPMFMLAMSVFSAGTLICALAAGIELLIVGRVVQAVGTAIMMPLLMTTVMTLVPPEGRGKTMGNISIVMSVAPAIGPTIGGFILGHFDWRFMFYFTLPIALGALVLGVTRIRNVSTPRYSPLDVVSVILSALAFGGLVYGLSSLGEGANHPSPIPAWTPIAVGLVAMAVFIWRQMRLAGENKALLDLRTLQHRNYSMALITMAIAMVALLGSSILLPIYTQSVLGLDTLQTGMLLLPGGLLMGFMGPIVGRLYDRVGPRPLLVPGVILVSSVMWALTMVSQTTPVWAVVVGHMTLSFGLALTFTPLFTSSMGSVPMPLYSHASAILGSVQQVAGAAGIALFVAVMSLTTAARAAEGLSGVDALAAGIRAGFLCGAVISLGMVAAAFFVRRPPNAPSGMSHGH encoded by the coding sequence ATGGACGCGACCATGGATGCGCTGCCGCAAAGCGCGCCTCACCATCCCGACAATGCAGCACGGAACCGGCTGGTCATCGCCATCCTGCTGGTCTCGACCTTCGTGGTGTTTTTGAACGAAACCATCATGAGCGTCGCCATTCCGCACCTGATGACCGATCTCGGCGTGACCGCCGGCGCCGCACAGTGGCTGACCACGGCCTTCCTTTTGACCATGGCGGTGGTGATCCCGATCACGGGTTTCCTGCTTCAGCGCATCAACACGCGCCCAATGTTCATGCTGGCCATGTCGGTGTTTTCAGCTGGAACCCTGATCTGCGCTCTGGCTGCAGGGATTGAGCTGCTGATCGTCGGCCGCGTCGTTCAGGCCGTGGGCACGGCGATCATGATGCCGTTGTTGATGACGACGGTGATGACCCTGGTGCCGCCCGAAGGGCGCGGCAAGACCATGGGCAATATTTCGATCGTCATGTCGGTGGCGCCGGCGATTGGCCCCACTATTGGCGGTTTCATCCTCGGCCACTTCGACTGGCGCTTCATGTTCTATTTCACCCTGCCGATCGCGCTGGGTGCTCTAGTCCTCGGCGTGACCCGCATCCGTAATGTCTCGACGCCGCGCTATTCGCCGCTCGATGTGGTCTCGGTCATCCTGTCGGCTCTGGCTTTCGGTGGCCTCGTCTATGGTCTGTCGAGCCTTGGCGAAGGCGCCAACCATCCTTCGCCGATCCCCGCCTGGACACCGATCGCGGTTGGCCTTGTCGCGATGGCCGTGTTCATCTGGCGGCAAATGCGGCTGGCGGGCGAGAACAAGGCTTTGCTCGACCTGCGCACGCTGCAGCACCGCAACTATTCGATGGCGCTGATCACCATGGCCATCGCCATGGTTGCCCTGCTCGGCTCCTCGATCCTCCTGCCGATCTATACGCAAAGCGTGCTCGGGCTCGATACGCTTCAGACCGGCATGTTGCTGCTGCCCGGTGGGTTGCTGATGGGCTTCATGGGCCCAATCGTTGGCCGGCTTTATGACCGCGTCGGTCCGCGGCCTTTGCTGGTGCCGGGCGTGATCCTGGTTTCGTCGGTGATGTGGGCGCTGACCATGGTCAGCCAGACGACGCCGGTCTGGGCGGTGGTCGTGGGTCACATGACGCTGAGCTTTGGCTTGGCGCTGACTTTTACGCCACTCTTCACCTCGTCCATGGGCTCGGTGCCAATGCCGCTTTATTCCCATGCCAGTGCCATCCTTGGCTCGGTGCAGCAGGTGGCCGGTGCTGCCGGTATCGCCTTGTTTGTTGCAGTGATGAGCCTCACCACGGCAGCGCGCGCGGCAGAGGGGCTGTCGGGCGTCGATGCATTGGCGGCCGGTATCCGGGCAGGGTTCCTTTGCGGCGCAGTGATCTCGCTCGGGATGGTGGCCGCAGCGTTTTTCGTGCGCCGGCCACCAAACGCGCCCAGCGGCATGAGCCACGGCCACTGA
- a CDS encoding HAD family hydrolase has product MPLKPGAALLFDIDGTLVESDPLHLRAFNDTFAPWGHEFDRERFGRELQGFANEAIAERFLPGETMERRRDVMMGKEARFRELAATGIEPVHGLFDLLDWADENGVPMVAVTNAPRLNADLLLDAIGVRSRFKHVVIGDELAHGKPHPLPYLEGLRLLGAEAAHSVAFEDSRTGIASATGAGIATVGMATGLTPAQLVDAGAVIGVRDYQEAGVLGLVRSRLFA; this is encoded by the coding sequence ATGCCTCTCAAGCCCGGCGCCGCGCTGCTGTTCGATATCGATGGCACGCTGGTTGAAAGTGACCCGCTTCACCTGCGGGCCTTCAATGACACCTTTGCGCCCTGGGGGCACGAATTCGATCGCGAACGGTTCGGGCGCGAATTGCAGGGCTTTGCCAATGAGGCGATCGCGGAGCGGTTTCTGCCGGGGGAGACGATGGAGCGCCGACGCGATGTGATGATGGGCAAGGAAGCGCGCTTTCGCGAACTGGCAGCCACCGGCATCGAACCGGTGCACGGCCTTTTCGACCTGCTGGACTGGGCCGACGAAAACGGCGTGCCGATGGTTGCGGTGACCAATGCACCGCGGCTCAATGCCGATCTGTTGCTGGATGCGATCGGCGTGCGAAGCCGGTTCAAGCATGTGGTGATCGGCGATGAGCTGGCCCATGGCAAGCCGCATCCGCTGCCGTATCTCGAAGGACTGCGACTGCTGGGAGCGGAGGCGGCGCACAGCGTGGCGTTTGAGGATTCGCGGACAGGGATTGCATCGGCGACCGGAGCGGGAATCGCGACGGTGGGGATGGCGACGGGATTGACGCCGGCGCAGCTGGTCGACGCTGGGGCGGTGATCGGGGTGCGGGATTACCAGGAGGCGGGTGTTTTGGGGTTGGTTCGGTCGAGGCTGTTTGCGTAG
- a CDS encoding PA0069 family radical SAM protein, with translation MALYQAPSFEALERLSLSRDADLARRELLQPERIRGRGAQTNRVGRFETHQRDSFDDGWGTVEPLPMFETVEHTERAKTIITSNDSPDIAFERSINAYRGCEHGCSYCFARPTHAYLGHSAGIDFERDIYVKSNAVEALRAEIGAKNYKPKPIAMGTNTDPYQPAERKHKLTRGILEVMLETKHPVMIVTKSALIIRDLDLLTELAKQGLVKVAISVTSMDHKLSRKMEPRASSPARRLEAIRLLSEAGVPTAIFASPMIPAINDMELERILDAGKAQGAVSASMVLLRLPGEVRDVFREWLLRHFPDRVRHVLSLVRDTRSGKDYDARWGTRMTGEGPYAVLLRQRFEKACERYGLNTKHPSLRTDLFEAPRLESKQMSLF, from the coding sequence ATGGCCCTCTATCAGGCCCCCTCTTTCGAAGCCCTGGAACGTCTGAGCCTCAGCCGCGATGCCGACCTCGCACGGCGTGAGCTACTGCAGCCCGAGCGTATTCGTGGTCGAGGCGCACAGACCAATCGCGTCGGCCGGTTCGAGACGCATCAGCGCGACAGCTTCGATGACGGCTGGGGCACGGTCGAGCCGCTGCCCATGTTCGAGACGGTGGAACATACCGAGCGCGCCAAGACCATCATTACCTCCAATGATAGCCCAGACATTGCATTCGAGCGCTCGATCAACGCTTATCGCGGGTGCGAGCATGGTTGTTCCTATTGCTTTGCCCGCCCGACCCACGCCTATCTCGGCCACTCCGCCGGGATCGACTTCGAGCGCGACATCTATGTTAAATCCAATGCCGTCGAAGCCCTGCGCGCTGAAATTGGGGCCAAGAACTATAAGCCGAAGCCCATTGCCATGGGCACCAACACCGACCCCTACCAACCAGCCGAGCGCAAGCACAAGCTGACACGGGGCATTCTGGAAGTGATGCTCGAAACCAAGCATCCGGTCATGATCGTCACCAAGTCGGCGCTAATCATCCGCGACCTCGACCTGCTGACCGAACTGGCCAAGCAGGGTCTCGTCAAGGTCGCGATTTCAGTCACCTCCATGGACCACAAGCTTTCCCGCAAGATGGAGCCGCGCGCGTCCTCCCCGGCCCGTCGCCTCGAAGCCATCCGGCTCTTGAGCGAAGCCGGCGTGCCGACCGCCATCTTTGCCTCGCCAATGATCCCGGCCATCAACGACATGGAGCTCGAACGCATCCTCGATGCCGGCAAGGCGCAAGGCGCCGTCAGCGCCTCGATGGTGCTGCTGCGCCTTCCCGGCGAAGTGCGCGACGTGTTCCGCGAATGGTTGTTGCGCCACTTCCCCGATCGCGTACGCCACGTTCTTTCGCTCGTCCGCGATACCCGCAGCGGCAAGGACTACGACGCGCGCTGGGGCACCCGCATGACCGGCGAAGGTCCCTATGCCGTCCTGCTGCGCCAGCGCTTCGAAAAGGCATGCGAACGCTACGGCCTCAACACCAAGCATCCCAGCCTGCGCACCGATCTCTTCGAAGCCCCAAGGCTGGAAAGCAAGCAGATGAGCTTGTTTTAA
- a CDS encoding ribonuclease HII, with protein MKIVVAELVAAEPTVPDFSHEKKLLKAGARLVAGVDEAGRGPLAGPVVVAAVRLDPRRIPDGLNDSKKLTAEQREALYEEIVATADVAIVSAPPSDILTLNIRGATLAAMTRAVRALPRPVDRVLVDGRDIPPGLPCEGIALIGGDGRSVSIAAASIVAKVTRDRMCKIMDCDAPHFGFAGHKGYSTAAHLTALNAHGPCRHHREEFAPVAALLVTQTTILAAG; from the coding sequence ATGAAGATCGTCGTCGCCGAGCTTGTCGCCGCCGAGCCGACAGTCCCCGACTTCAGCCACGAGAAGAAGTTGCTGAAAGCCGGCGCCCGCCTTGTGGCTGGTGTCGACGAGGCCGGTCGTGGCCCGCTGGCCGGACCCGTTGTCGTCGCTGCCGTGCGGCTTGATCCGCGTCGCATCCCCGATGGCCTCAACGATTCCAAGAAGCTCACGGCCGAACAGCGCGAAGCGCTTTACGAAGAGATCGTCGCGACGGCCGATGTCGCCATCGTCAGCGCCCCGCCCAGCGACATCCTCACCCTCAACATTCGCGGCGCCACGCTTGCCGCCATGACGCGGGCCGTACGCGCCCTGCCCCGCCCCGTGGATCGCGTCCTCGTCGATGGGCGTGACATCCCGCCTGGCCTGCCCTGCGAGGGGATTGCGCTGATCGGCGGCGACGGGCGCAGCGTCTCGATCGCTGCCGCATCGATCGTCGCCAAGGTCACGCGGGATCGCATGTGCAAGATCATGGATTGCGACGCGCCCCATTTCGGCTTTGCCGGGCACAAGGGCTACTCGACCGCGGCTCACTTGACGGCCCTCAACGCCCATGGCCCCTGCCGCCACCACCGCGAGGAATTTGCTCCGGTGGCGGCGCTGCTCGTTACGCAAACGACCATCCTGGCCGCCGGTTAA
- a CDS encoding thioredoxin domain-containing protein — MKFNRRETILLAAAASALSLAGAATAQAAEGDMIDIAKLMAPAGGLEDKFEGSADAPVTVIEYASPTCPHCATFHNTVYEPFKEEYINTGKVKFVLRPFARNAIDAAIFLLAEAAGPVAYHNVIATYFKTQNEWGMSDKPRDALFTVAQQLGFTEETFNAALTNQDGFTAIEAQKNQALDEFGLTGTPTFYVNGKTLSGGKTLEQLAAEIDPLVPADFVPTTPDAAAAAPAATTEAAPTNTMAPANETAPANTMAPATETPVAPAQ, encoded by the coding sequence GTGAAGTTCAATCGCCGCGAAACCATTCTTCTAGCTGCTGCCGCCTCGGCGCTGAGCCTTGCCGGCGCTGCGACCGCGCAGGCGGCCGAAGGCGATATGATCGACATTGCCAAGCTGATGGCCCCCGCCGGTGGCCTCGAAGACAAGTTCGAGGGCAGCGCCGACGCCCCCGTGACCGTCATCGAATACGCCTCGCCCACCTGCCCCCATTGCGCGACATTCCACAACACGGTCTATGAGCCGTTCAAGGAAGAGTACATCAATACGGGCAAGGTCAAGTTCGTCCTCCGCCCCTTCGCCCGCAATGCCATTGATGCGGCGATCTTCCTTCTCGCCGAAGCTGCCGGCCCGGTCGCATACCACAACGTCATCGCCACCTATTTCAAGACGCAGAACGAATGGGGCATGTCCGACAAGCCCCGCGACGCCCTCTTCACAGTGGCGCAGCAGCTTGGCTTTACTGAGGAAACCTTCAACGCCGCCTTGACGAATCAGGACGGCTTCACCGCGATTGAAGCGCAGAAAAACCAGGCTCTGGACGAGTTTGGTCTGACGGGAACGCCGACATTCTATGTCAACGGCAAGACGCTTTCGGGAGGCAAGACGCTCGAGCAGCTCGCTGCCGAGATCGACCCGCTCGTGCCCGCCGACTTCGTCCCCACCACCCCCGACGCAGCCGCAGCGGCACCCGCCGCAACCACCGAAGCTGCACCGACCAACACCATGGCTCCGGCAAACGAAACTGCTCCCGCCAACACTATGGCGCCAGCCACCGAAACGCCCGTCGCTCCTGCACAGTAA
- the mutY gene encoding A/G-specific adenine glycosylase: protein MLLTNPHPLDAEAVLEWYDRHARDLPWRVSPQNRKARNRPDPYRVWLSEVMLQQTTVAAVQKYFLRFTSLWPRVEDLAAAPLDAVLREWAGLGYYARARNLHACAQAVVRDHGGVFPDTAAGLQTLPGVGAYTSAAIAAICFDERIAVLDGNLDRVLARYYALPVPVRDAKDALRGALQIAVPERAGDFAQAMMDLGATICAPRTAYCLVCPIQPGCVATREGAPERYPIKPEKAEKPVRRGHAFVMTDASGDVYLQSRPGKGLLGGMTEVPTSIWAEDAGEPIYPATGEWRHRGQVVHVFTHFRLELEIWSVTVSPEALDGGWWSEPAALKGEALPTLFRKVLAQAGMG, encoded by the coding sequence ATGCTCCTGACCAATCCCCATCCGCTCGATGCCGAGGCTGTGCTCGAATGGTATGATCGCCATGCACGCGATCTGCCCTGGCGCGTTTCGCCGCAAAACCGAAAAGCTCGCAATCGGCCCGATCCTTATCGAGTCTGGCTCAGCGAAGTCATGCTGCAGCAGACGACGGTGGCTGCAGTGCAGAAATATTTTCTGCGCTTCACGAGCCTTTGGCCACGGGTCGAGGATCTGGCAGCGGCGCCGCTCGATGCGGTGCTGCGGGAATGGGCGGGGCTCGGCTATTATGCACGGGCGCGCAATCTTCATGCCTGCGCCCAGGCGGTGGTGCGCGATCATGGCGGGGTGTTTCCGGACACGGCGGCGGGGCTGCAGACGCTGCCCGGAGTAGGGGCTTATACCAGCGCGGCCATCGCCGCGATCTGCTTTGACGAGCGCATCGCCGTGCTCGATGGCAATCTCGACCGCGTGCTGGCGCGCTATTATGCGCTCCCGGTGCCGGTGCGCGATGCCAAGGATGCCTTGCGCGGTGCGCTGCAAATTGCCGTGCCGGAGCGGGCCGGGGACTTTGCCCAGGCGATGATGGATCTGGGCGCAACGATCTGCGCGCCGCGCACGGCCTATTGCCTCGTCTGCCCGATCCAGCCGGGCTGTGTGGCCACCAGGGAAGGTGCGCCCGAGCGCTATCCGATCAAGCCGGAAAAGGCGGAGAAGCCGGTGCGACGCGGCCATGCCTTCGTCATGACCGATGCGTCGGGCGATGTGTATCTGCAGTCGCGGCCGGGCAAGGGCCTCCTTGGCGGCATGACGGAGGTACCGACCAGCATCTGGGCGGAGGATGCGGGCGAACCGATCTATCCGGCGACGGGAGAATGGCGCCATCGCGGGCAGGTCGTGCATGTCTTTACCCATTTCCGGCTCGAGCTCGAGATCTGGTCCGTGACGGTTTCGCCTGAGGCGCTGGACGGGGGCTGGTGGTCGGAGCCTGCCGCGCTCAAGGGGGAGGCGCTGCCGACCCTGTTCCGCAAGGTTCTGGCCCAGGCGGGGATGGGCTAA
- a CDS encoding DUF721 domain-containing protein yields the protein MADDLPTPKRRNKTLSVADALAGALDPVLKKRGFASRDIITHWRSIAPKPFDSTTQPDKLSWPRSADGAEGAVLYLRCAPGTAVFAQHEAPAIAKAVNRYFGYVLVGEVRLSAEPFTPSSAGRAQKTQQPSQSTVAKVDALTAQVEDDALRQSLQALGLALSSRNKR from the coding sequence ATGGCCGACGACCTGCCCACGCCCAAGCGCCGCAACAAGACCCTCTCGGTCGCCGATGCTTTGGCCGGCGCGCTCGATCCGGTGCTCAAGAAGCGCGGCTTTGCCAGCCGAGACATCATCACCCATTGGCGCTCGATCGCACCGAAACCCTTCGACAGCACGACGCAGCCCGATAAGCTCAGCTGGCCGCGCAGTGCCGATGGGGCAGAAGGCGCGGTGCTTTATTTGCGCTGCGCTCCGGGCACCGCCGTCTTCGCCCAGCATGAAGCCCCCGCCATCGCCAAAGCCGTCAACCGCTATTTCGGCTATGTGCTCGTGGGCGAAGTGCGGCTTTCGGCCGAGCCATTCACTCCCAGTTCAGCCGGCCGGGCGCAAAAAACCCAGCAGCCGAGCCAAAGCACGGTTGCCAAGGTCGACGCTTTGACGGCCCAGGTCGAGGACGATGCCTTGCGACAGTCTCTTCAGGCTCTGGGCCTTGCGCTTTCGAGCCGAAACAAGCGCTGA
- a CDS encoding site-specific DNA-methyltransferase, whose protein sequence is MEGTRLPIDTILVGDCIEHMNSLPAGSVDLIFADPPYNLQLEQALTRPDQSKVDAVDDEWDKFDSFAHYDAFTKAWMTAARRVLKPDGAMWVIGSYHNIFRVGTALQDLGFWMLNDVVWRKANPMPNFRGTRFTNAHETLIWAAKSQKSRFTFNYEAMKLANDDTQMRSDWLFPLCTGAERLKNEDDDKLHPTQKPEALLFRILNATTKPGDIVLDPFFGTGTTGAVARKLGRHFIGIEREQAYIDGARTRIATIRPGVFEALQSVTPKRKEARIPFGSLVEQGVIEPGAQLFDLTKRYFAMVRADGSLVSGPHQGSIHKVGALVQGSEACNGWTFWHHEQSGLVEPIDSLRSDIRQRLESLSA, encoded by the coding sequence ATGGAAGGCACGCGCCTTCCGATCGATACTATTCTTGTGGGCGATTGCATCGAGCACATGAATAGCTTGCCGGCCGGCTCCGTCGATCTGATTTTCGCCGATCCACCCTATAACCTGCAGCTCGAGCAGGCGCTGACCCGTCCTGACCAATCCAAGGTCGATGCGGTCGATGACGAGTGGGACAAGTTCGATAGCTTTGCCCATTACGACGCCTTCACCAAGGCCTGGATGACGGCAGCCCGCCGCGTCCTCAAGCCCGACGGCGCCATGTGGGTCATCGGCTCCTACCACAATATCTTCCGCGTCGGCACGGCGCTCCAGGACCTCGGCTTCTGGATGCTCAACGACGTGGTCTGGCGCAAAGCCAACCCGATGCCCAATTTCCGCGGCACGCGCTTCACCAATGCGCATGAAACGCTGATCTGGGCGGCCAAGTCGCAAAAAAGCCGCTTCACCTTCAACTACGAAGCGATGAAGCTCGCCAATGACGACACGCAGATGCGGTCCGACTGGCTCTTCCCGCTTTGCACCGGCGCCGAGCGATTAAAGAACGAAGACGACGACAAGCTTCATCCGACGCAAAAGCCCGAAGCCTTGTTGTTCCGCATTCTCAATGCCACGACCAAGCCGGGCGACATCGTGCTCGACCCGTTCTTCGGCACCGGCACCACCGGCGCCGTCGCGCGCAAGCTTGGCCGCCACTTCATCGGCATCGAGCGCGAGCAGGCCTATATCGATGGCGCGCGCACCCGCATCGCAACCATCCGTCCGGGCGTCTTCGAGGCCCTCCAATCGGTCACGCCCAAGCGCAAGGAAGCCCGCATTCCCTTTGGTTCGCTCGTTGAACAAGGTGTGATCGAACCAGGTGCGCAACTTTTCGACTTAACGAAACGTTACTTCGCCATGGTTCGTGCAGACGGCTCGCTCGTCTCCGGTCCGCACCAGGGTTCGATCCACAAGGTCGGCGCTTTGGTCCAGGGCTCGGAGGCATGCAACGGGTGGACTTTCTGGCACCACGAACAGTCTGGCCTTGTCGAGCCGATCGATAGTCTTCGGAGCGACATCCGCCAACGCCTTGAATCGCTTTCTGCCTGA
- a CDS encoding ZIP family metal transporter, translated as MDADFWIVLGVALTAGLSSPLGGFLATRIKASSLWLSLVAGLAAGILLGTLSLEMIPTALEDLDAWLVIVAVIIGIAATYGLDFAVNRGRMAGDKADQKPAVDRYHRRHKPWGTQVTVLAAATASEELIEGLSIGVGLAISLSTAIVVGIAITVDNIAEALSLGALARDEDDDTANRRTLLWTIIVGVSLIASALLGYFFLRDLPEEVLAFLLAVGAGAMLYLSTTQLLPEAEEKQFQQSAGLSIGLGFLIALALSQI; from the coding sequence ATGGACGCCGATTTCTGGATTGTTTTGGGTGTCGCGCTAACGGCAGGCCTGTCTTCGCCCCTTGGGGGCTTTCTCGCAACCCGCATCAAGGCCTCGTCGCTGTGGCTGTCCCTGGTCGCCGGGCTGGCGGCCGGCATTCTGCTCGGCACGCTGTCCTTGGAAATGATCCCGACGGCGCTGGAGGATCTTGACGCGTGGCTGGTCATCGTCGCCGTCATCATCGGTATTGCGGCGACCTACGGGCTTGATTTTGCGGTCAACCGCGGGCGGATGGCGGGAGACAAGGCCGACCAGAAGCCCGCAGTTGATCGCTATCATCGGCGCCACAAGCCCTGGGGCACGCAGGTGACGGTCTTGGCGGCGGCGACGGCGTCCGAGGAACTGATCGAGGGTCTGTCGATCGGCGTCGGCTTGGCGATCAGCCTGTCGACGGCCATTGTCGTCGGTATCGCCATCACCGTGGACAATATTGCCGAAGCGCTGAGTTTAGGTGCGCTGGCCCGCGACGAGGATGACGACACCGCCAACCGTCGCACGTTGTTGTGGACCATTATCGTCGGCGTGTCGCTGATCGCCTCGGCACTGCTCGGCTATTTTTTCCTGCGCGACCTGCCGGAGGAAGTGCTGGCCTTCCTTCTCGCCGTGGGCGCTGGGGCCATGCTTTATCTTTCCACCACGCAATTGCTGCCCGAGGCGGAGGAAAAGCAATTCCAGCAGTCGGCCGGGCTATCGATCGGGCTGGGCTTTTTGATCGCGTTAGCGCTATCGCAGATCTAG
- a CDS encoding DUF4180 domain-containing protein: MPTETHNGLTIFFADATGPTLGSEQDALDLIGETYGTETDMIAVPVARFGPSFFDLSSKQAGHFFQKMQNYGMRLAILGDIGEHTSRSKALTNFVGETNRIGHHRFAATREDLIGGRP; encoded by the coding sequence ATGCCCACGGAAACGCACAACGGTCTCACCATCTTTTTCGCCGACGCCACTGGTCCGACTCTTGGCAGCGAACAGGATGCGCTCGACCTGATCGGCGAGACCTATGGCACCGAGACCGACATGATCGCCGTGCCCGTCGCGCGCTTCGGGCCAAGCTTTTTCGACCTTTCAAGCAAGCAGGCCGGCCACTTCTTCCAGAAGATGCAGAACTACGGCATGCGCCTCGCCATCCTCGGCGACATCGGCGAGCATACCAGCCGAAGCAAGGCCCTTACCAACTTTGTCGGCGAGACCAACCGCATCGGCCACCACCGCTTCGCCGCGACTCGCGAAGACCTGATCGGAGGCCGCCCATGA